One Oncorhynchus gorbuscha isolate QuinsamMale2020 ecotype Even-year unplaced genomic scaffold, OgorEven_v1.0 Un_scaffold_676, whole genome shotgun sequence genomic region harbors:
- the LOC124019078 gene encoding potassium voltage-gated channel subfamily S member 2-like, protein MTGQSLEELTAAAYEDHTVRINVGGFKKRLFSNTLSRFPETRLARLLQCQSKESILELCDDYDDTEKEFYFDRNPALFPYVLNFYNTGKLHVMAELCIFSFSQEIEYWGINEFFIDSCCSGAYHCRKMDPNRGEDWDDCRSDKGSTTSSFDEILEFYNDATKFDKQPLGSVRRRIWLILDNPGYSVASRVISILSILVVLGSITAMCMNSMAEFTLVDREGTPHEDPRFETVEHFGIGWFTLELVARFTVAPDLIHFFKHPLNLIDLVSILPFYLTLGIDLVAESSPALANLGRVAQVLRLMRIFRILKLARHSTGLRSLGATLRNSYKEVGLLLLYLAVGVSFFSVMAYTVEKDSEDFSTVPACWWWATVSMTTVGYGDVVPVSIAGKMTASACILAGILVVVLPITLIFNKFSLFYKRQKQLEIAMRSCDFDQEIKENLPSVNLRNYYAHKVKSLMASLSNINRSLPSEHSLNEMSIH, encoded by the coding sequence ATGACGGGTCAGAGCCTGGAGGAGCTTACAGCAGCAGCCTATGAAGATCACACCGTGCGCATCAATGTGGGAGGGTTCAAGAAGAGGCTGTTTTCCAACACTCTGTCTCGCTTCCCGGAGACCCGTCTGGCTCGGCTGCTACAGTGCCAATCAAAAGAGTCGATACTGGAACTCTGCGACGACTACGACGACACGGAAAAGGAGTTTTATTTCGATAGGAACCCGGCTCTCTTCCCTTACGTGTTGAATTTCTACAACACCGGGAAGCTCCACGTCATGGCGGAGTTGTGCATCTTCTCCTTCAGCCAGGAGATCGAGTACTGGGGCATCAATGAATTCTTCATCGACTCGTGTTGCAGCGGCGCCTACCACTGCCGAAAGATGGATCCCAACCGCGGGGAGGACTGGGACGACTGCCGGAGCGACAAGGGCAGCACCACGTCATCGTTCGACGAGATTCTAGAGTTCTATAACGACGCCACTAAGTTCGATAAGCAGCCGTTGGGGAGCGTCCGGAGGCGGATCTGGTTGATCCTGGATAACCCGGGTTACTCCGTCGCCAGCCGAGTCATCAGTATCCTCTCTATCCTGGTCGTGTTGGGTTCCATAACCGCCATGTGCATGAACAGCATGGCTGAGTTCACCCTGGTGGACAGGGAGGGGACGCCTCACGAGGACCCCAGGTTTGAAACGGTGGAACACTTTGGTATCGGCTGGTTCACCTTGGAGCTGGTGGCCCGGTTCACAGTCGCCCCAGATCTGATCCATTTCTTCAAGCATCCGTTGAACCTCATAGACCTCGTGTCGATATTACCATTCTACCTGACGCTCGGCATCGACCTGGTGGCCGAGAGCAGCCCGGCGCTGGCCAATCTGGGGCGCGTGGCACAGGTGCTACGGCTGATGAGGATCTTCCGTATCCTGAAGCTGGCGCGTCACTCCACGGGGCTGCGCTCTCTGGGCGCCACGCTCAGAAACAGCTACAAGGAGGTGGGGTTGCTACTGCTCTACCTGGCGGTGGGCGTGTCTTTCTTCTCTGTCATGGCCTACACCGTGGAGAAGGACAGCGAGGACTTCTCTACCGTCCCGGCATGCTGGTGGTGGGCCACGGTGAGCATGACCACGGTGGGGTACGGAGACGTGGTCCCGGTGTCTATAGCCGGCAAGATGACGGCCTCGGCCTGTATCCTGGCAGGCATCCTGGTGGTTGTGCTTCCCATCACACTCATATTCAACAAGTTCTCCCTCTTCTACAAGAGACAGAAACAGTTAGAGATCGCTATGCGCAGCTGTGACTTCGACCAGGAGATCAAAGAAAACCTTCCCTCTGTCAATCTGAGGAACTACTATGCACACAAGGTGAAATCTCTCATGGCCAGTCTGTCCAATATCAACCGGAGTTTACCCAGTGAACACAGTCTGAACGAGATGTCAATACATTAG